The genomic DNA GCGTCCCGGGCACCCGGAACCCGCAGAACGGCAACCCGGGCCCGACCCTGTGGCTGCCGAAGGGCGAGAAGGTCCGCTTCATCCTGACTTCGCGTGACGTCATCCACTCCTTCTGGGTGGTGCCGTTCCTCATGAAGCAGGACGTCATTCCGGGCCACACCAACTCCTTCGAGGTGACTCCCAACCAGGAGGGCACCTTCATGGGCAAGTGCGCCGAGCTCTGCGGCGTCGACCACTCCCGGATGCTCTTCAACGTCAAGGTCGTCTCCCCGGAGCGCTACCAGGCGCACCTCAAGGAGCTGGCCAAGAAGGGCCAGACGGGCTACGTGCCGGCCGGTATCGAGCAGACGAACCCGGCCAGGAATGCGGAGACGAACAAACTGTGAGCATTCTCAACGAATCTCAGGGTGCCGCGGCAGCAGACGACTCGTACGAGGACGAGCTGCCGGTCCGGCGCAAGCAGCCGGGAAATGTCGTCGTCAAGTGGATGACCACCACTGACCACAAGACGATCGGCACGATGTACCTGGTCACGTCGTTCGCGTTCTTCTGCATCGGCGGTCTGCTGGCGCTCTTCATGCGCGCCGAGCTGGCCCGTCCCGGCACGCAGATCATGTCGAACGAGCAGTTCAACCAAGCGTTCACGATGCACGGCACGATCATGCTGCTGATGTTCGCGACGCCGCTGTTCGCCGGGTTCGCGAACTGGATCATGCCGCTGCAGATCGGCGCGCCCGACGTGGCGTTCCCGCGGCTGAACATGTTCGCGTACTGGCTGTACCTCTTCGGCTCGATCATCGCGGTGGCCGGCTTCCTCACCCCGCAGGGTGCGGCCGACTTCGGCTGGTTCGCCTACTCCCCGCTCTCGGACGCGGTCCGTTCGCCGGGTGTCGGCGCCGACATGTGGATCATGGGTCTGGCCTTCTCCGGCTTCGGCACGATCCTCGGTTCGGTCAACTTCATCACCACGATCATCTGCATGCGTGCACCTGGTATGACGATGTTCCGCATGCCGATCTTCGTGTGGAACGTCCTGCTGACCGGTGTGCTGGTCCTGCTGGCCTTCCCGGTGCTCGCCGCCGCGCTCTTCGCGCTGGAGGCGGACCGCAAGTTCGGGGCGCATGTATTCGACGCGGCCAACGGCGGCGCACTGCTATGGCAACACCTCTTCTGGTTCTTCGGCCATCCAGAGGTGTACATCATCGCGTTGCCATTCTTCGGAATCATTTCCGAAGTGATTCCGGTGTTCAGCCGGAAGCCGATGTTCGGCTACATCGGCCTGATCAGCGCGACGATCGCCATCGCGGGCCTGTCCGTGACCGTGTGGGCGCACCACATGTACGTCACCGGCGGTGTGCTGTTGCCGTTCTTCTCGTTCATGACGTTCCTCATCGCGGTACCGACCGGTGTGAAGTTCTTCAACTGGATCGGCACGATGTGGAAGGGATCGTTGTCCTTCGAGACACCGATGCTGTGGGCCGTCGGCTTCCTGATCACCTTCACCTTCGGTGGTCTGACCGGCGTCATCCTGGCTTCGCCCCCGATGGACTTCCACGTCTCGGACTCGTACTTCGTCGTCGCGCACTTCCACTACGTCATCTTCGGCACCGTGGTCTTCGCGATGTTCTCCGGATTCCACTTCTGGTGGCCGAAGTTCACCGGCAAGATGCTGGACGAGCGGCTCGGCAAGATGACGTTCTGGACGCTGTTCGTGGGCTTCCACGGCACGTTCCTGGTGCAGCACTGGCTCGGTGCCGAGGGCATGCCGCGTCGTTACGCGGACTATCTCGCCGCCGACGGCTTCACCGCGCTGAACACGATCTCGACGATCTCCTCGTTCCTGCTCGGCCTGTCGATGCTGCCGTTCTTCTACAACGTGTGGAAGACCGCCAAGTACGGCAAGAAGGTCGAGGTCGACGACCCGTGGGGGTACGGCCGTTCGCTGGAGTGGGCGACCTCCTGCCCGCCGCCGCGGCACAACTTCCTCACCCTGCCGCGGATCCGTTCCGAATCCCCGGCGTTCGACCTGCACCATCCGGAGATCTCGGCGCTCGAGCAGCTGGAGCATCACTCCGAGGCTGACAAGGCCCTCGCAGGTGGCAAGGAGGCCGGCAAGTGAAGATCCAGGGCAAGATGTTCCTCTGGCTGAGCGTCTTCATCCTCGCCATGGCAGTGACCTACGGCGTGTGGTCGAAGGAGCCGGCCGGTACCACCGCGCTCGTCCTGGCCTTCGGCCTGAGCGTCATGATCGGCTTCTACCTGGCCTTCACGGCGCAGCGGGTCGACGCCATGGCTCAGGACAACAAGGAAGCCGATGTCGCGGACGAGGCCGGCGAGGTGGGGTTCTTCTCCCCGCACAGCTGGCAGCCGCTCTCGTTGGCCATCGGCGGAGCCCTCGCCTTCATGGGGATCATCTTCGGATGGTGGCTGCTCTACTTCTCGGCCCCGGTCATCATGATCGGCCTGTTCGGCTGGGTCTTCGAGTACTACCGCGGTGAGAACCGCACCCAGTGACACCGCTCCACCTGACGGGGGGCCCGCACTTCTCATGTGAGAGGTGAGGGTCCCCCGTTTGCAGTCACCCGACGCGCTGAAACTGATGAATCTTCTTAGCGTGGTGACCATGAACACGCCGCGAATTCGTCCCGTAGTGAGCTGCACGCTGCTGGTCATGACCCTGGTTGCAGGGGCGACCGCCTGTGGCGGGCCACATGGTCATCCACTCGCCGAACAGCCGTACGACGCGGCGGACGAGATCACCTCCAACGCCCCCGAGGGCGACAAGAAGGCCGATCCCGACAAGCCGCTCGAAGTCACCGCCAGCGGTGACGACGGCCGGATCACGGACGTGGACGCGGTGGACACCGCCGGGCGCCATCTCGCGGGCGAACTCTCGGCCGACGGGCTGCGCTGGCACTCCACCGTCCCGCTCGCGGCCGGCACCCGCTACACCGTCAAGGTCAGTGTCGAGGACGACGACGGCGCTCCGGGCAGTCGTACGCTCTCCTTCGAGACGGCCCCGGCGAAGAAGCTCCTGAATGTCACCTTCGGCCCGCACGCGGGCACCTACGGCGTCGGACAGCCCATTACGGCGGAACTCAGCGCTCCGGTCAAGGACAAGGCCTCCCGGGCCGCCGTGGAGCGGGCGCTGAAGGTCCGTTCCACACCCGCCGTGACGGGCTCCTGGTACTGGGTCGACGACAAGATCCTGCATTACCGCCCGAAGGAGTACTGGCCGGCCCGGGCCACGATCGAGGTCAGCAGCAACATGGCCGGCATCAGGGTCACCAAGGGGCTGTACGGAGCCCCGGCGAAGCCCTTGAAGATCACCACCGGCGACCGTATCGAGGCCATCACCGACGCCGCCGCGCACTCCATGACGGTCAAGCGGAACGGGCAAGTGATCAACACCATTCCGGTGACCACCGGAAGGCCCGGCTTCGACACCCGCAACGGCGTCAAGGTCGTGCTGAGCAAGGAGTACTCCGTACGCATGCGCGGGGAGACCATCGGCATCTCGGAGAATTCCAGCGACGGGTACGACTTGATGGTCTACTACGCGACCCGCGTCACCTGGAGCGGTGAGTACGTGCACGCCGCCCCCTGGTCCACCGGTTCACAGGGGTACGCGAACGTCAGCCACGGCTGTACGGGCATGAGCAACGCGCAGGCCCAGTGGTTCTTCAACACCGTGCGCGAGGGCGACCTCGTCTCGGTCGTCGGCAGCCAGGGCGCCACGATGACGCCGTTCGACAACGGCTACGGCGACTGGAACCTGTCCTGGGCCAAATGGCAGCAGGGCAGCGCCCTGCAGAACAACGCCACCCCGGACGGGTCGACGGTGGAGGCGGCGCGCCTGCGCCCCGAGGTCTGACCGCCCAGGGAGTGCGTGGCCCCTCGAAGGGACGTGCTGCGGCCCGGCCCGCGGTGGAACCGCGGGCCGGGCCGCAGCACGACTCAGGACTGTACGCAGAGCCTGCTGCGCAGCAGGGCGGCCAGTGCGTCCGCGAACTCGACCGGCTCGACCGGAAGGGTCACCGCGGCGTCCGCGCGGCTCCACGTGGCCAGCCAGGCGTCCTGCGGACGCCCGATCAGCAGCAGCACCGGCGGGCAGTGGAAGATCTCGTCCTTGATCTGCCGGCAGACGCCCATGCCGCCCGCCGGGGCCGTCTCGCCGTCCAGCACGCACACGTCGATGCCGCCGTTGTCGAGCGCGGTCAGGACGGCGGGCAGAGTGGCGCACTCCACGAACTCCACCGGTGGCACGTCCGCCGCAGGCCTGCGACCGGCGGCCAACCTCACCTGCTCACGGGTGTTGGCATCGTCGCTGTAGACCAGGACCGTGGCGGTCGGCTGCATTGTTCCTCCGTGACATCTGTGTCTTCGGGGCTCTCGGGGCATGAACCGATGCGCGGATCGTACTCCGACCGACAGCCTGTCAGCACCGGTAATGACACCGATTCGATGGGCCGTTCGGGCAGGACACACCCTGCTGACACACCGAACGGCACCCCCCGGAGTGAGGGCGGGATAAGCGACCGACATAATGTCGGTCGTGGCGACAGCAACGACAGTAGAAACCGGGCACGCGCACCCGTCGGTCAATCGACCGAACCTCACCAGCGTCGGAACCATCATCTGGTTGAGTTCCGAGCTGATGTTCTTCGCGGCCCTCTTCGCGATGTACTTCACCCTCCGATCGGTGATGGGACCCGACCACTGGAAGGAAATGGCTTCCGCCCTGAACTTCCCGTTCTCGGCGACGAACACCACGATCCTGGTGCTCTCCTCCCTCACCTGCCAGCTCGGCGTCTTCGCCGCGGAGCGGGGCGATGTGAAGAAGCTCCGTGCCTGGTTCGTGATCACGTTCGTGATGGGTGCGATCTTCATCGGAGGCCAGGTCTTCGAGTACACCGAGCTGGTGAAGAAGGACGGCCTCTCGCTGTCCTCCGACCCGTACGGCTCGGTGTTCTACCTGACCACCGGCTTCCACGGTCTGCATGTGACAGGCGGTCTCATCGCCTTCCTGCTCGTACTGGGCAGGACATACGCGGCCAAGAGGTTCACCCATGAACAGGCGACCGCTGCCATCGTCGTGTCCTATTACTGGCACTTCGTCGATGTCGTGTGGATCGGCCTCTTCGCCACGATCTACATGATCAAGTAACCGGGCTCGAACCCGAACCACATCCAGCATCGACGCAGAAGATCCTGACACCGGGGTAATCCGTGAAAAAGCTCTCCGCACGACGACGCCATCCGTTGGCGGCGGTCGTCGTACTACTCCTCGCGCTGGCGGCTACCGGGGGGCTGTACGCCGCGTTTGCGCCCGCGAGCAAGGCGCAGGCCGACGACACCGCCCAGTCCCTCGCCATCGATGAGGGCAAGAAGCTGTACTCCGTCGGTTGCGCCAGCTGCCACGGAGCCGGCGGTCAGGGCTCGTCCGACGGGCCGAGCCTGGTCGGCGTGGGCTCCGCCGCCGTCGACTTCCAGGTCGGCACGGGCCGTATGCCGGCCCAGCAGCCGGGTGCCCAGGTACCGAAGAAGAAGGTCATCTACAGCCAGGCCGAGATCGACCAGCTCGCGGCCTATGTCGCGTCGCTCGGCGCCGGCCCGATCGTGCCGACCGAGGACCAGGTCAGCCCTGACGGTGCGGACATCGCCAAGGGTGGCGACCTGTTCCGTACCAACTGCGCGCAGTGCCACAACTTCACCGGCGAGGGCGGTGCCCTGACGAAGGGCAAGTACGCGCCCAGCCTTGAGGGCGTGGACCCGAAGCACATCTACGAGGCCATGCAGACCGGCCCGCAGAGCATGCCGTCCTTCCCCGACTCGACGATGCCCGAGCAGCAGAAGCGGGACATCATCGCGTACGTCAAGACCGTGAACAGCGCCGAGTCCGAGACCCCTGGTGGCCTCAAGCTGGGCGGGCTCGGTCCGGTCAGCGAGGGTCTGTTCGCCTGGATCTTCGGTCTGGGCGCACTCGTCGCAGTTGCCGTTTGGGTCGCGGCCCACACCGCTAAGGCCAAGAAGTCATGAGTAGCCAAGAGAAGATTCCAGAAGAGAACCTGCCCGCTGAGCAGGAAGCCGCGCACGGCGCGGTAGAGGGCGCGGACGACCCGTTCGCCGACCCGGGGCTGCCGGCCCACCGGCCGCGCATCCAGGACATCGACGAACGGGCCGCGAAGCGCTCCGAGCGCACGGTCGCGTTCCTGTTCGTGCTGTCCATGCTGGCGACCATCGGCTTCATCGCCTCGTACGTCATCTTCCCGGTGGACAAGATCGTGTTCATCTGGCCGTTCGGCCATGTGAGCGCGCTCAACTTCTCCCTCGGGCTGACCCTCGGCGTGGCCCTCTTCACCATCGGCGCGGGCGCGGTCCACTGGGCGCGCACCTTGATGTCCGACGAAGAGATCGCCGATGACCGGCACGCCATCGAGGCGGAGCCCGAGGTCAAGGCGAAGGTTCTCGCCGACTTCGCGGCCGGTGCCGAGGAGTCCGCGTTCGGCCGGCGCAAGCTGATCCGCAACACCCTGTTCGGTGCGCTGGCCCTGGTGCCGCTCTCCGGCGTGATGCTGTTGCGCGACCTCGGCCCGCTGCCGGAGAAGAAGCTCCGTCAGACCCTGTGGTCCAAGGGCAAGCAGCTCATCAACATGAACACGATGGAGCCGCTGCGTCCCGAGGACGTCGCCGTCGGTTCGCTGACCTTCGCCATGCCCGAGGGCCTGACGGAGGACGCTCACGACTTCCAGACGCAGATCGCCAAGGCTGCGCTGATGATCATCCGTATCCAGCCGGAGAACATCAAGGACAAGCGCGAGCGCGAGTGGGCCCACGAGGGCATCGTGGCCTTCTCGAAGATCTGCACCCACGTCGGCTGCCCGATCAGCCTGTACGAGCAGCAGACGCACCACGTGCTCTGCCCGTGCCACCAGTCCACCTTCGACCTCTCCGACGGCGCCCGCGTCATCTTCGGTCCGGCCGGTCACTCCCTTCCGCAGCTGCGGATCGGTGTGAACAGCGAGGGCAACCTCGAGGCGCTCGGTGACTTCGAAGAGCCCGTCGGTCCTGCATTCTGGGAGCGCGGATGAGTACTGCGACCGACACGAAGCGTAAGGCGCCCGCCGGCGAGCGGGTGGCCGACTGGGCGGACGGCCGGCTCGGGATCTACTCCCTGGCCAAGGCCAACATGCGCAAGATCTTCCCGGACCACTGGTCCTTCATGCTCGGTGAAGTCGCCCTCTACAGCTTCATCATCATCATCCTCACGGGTGTGTATCTGACGCTGTTCTTCCACCCGAGCATGAACGAGGTCGTGTATCACGGCTCGTACGAGCCGATGCAGGGCATCCGGATGTCCGAGGCCTACGCCTCGACGCTGGACATCAGCTTCGACATCCGCGGTGGTCTGCTGGTCCGCCAGATCCACCACTGGGCCGCGCTGATCTTCCTCGCCGCCATGTTCGTGCACATGATGCGCGTCTTCTTCACGGGTGCGTTCCGCAAGCCGCGTGAGATCAACTGGCTGTTCGGCTTCCTGCTGTTCGTGCTGGGTATGTTCACCGGCTTCACGGGCTACTCGCTCCCGGACGACCTGCTCTCGGGTACGGGTGTCCGCTTCACCCAGGGCGCGATCCTGTCCACGCCGATCGTCGGCACGTACATCTCGATGTTCCTGTTCGGCGGAGAGTTCCCCGGCGGCGACTTCGTCGCCCGGTTCTACTCGATCCACATCCTGCTGCTGCCGGGCATCATGCTCGGCCTCGTGGTCGGCCATCTGATCCTGGTCTTCTTCCACAAGCACACGCAGTTCGCGGGTCCCGGCCGCACCAACAAGAACGTCGTCGGTATGCCGCTGCTGCCGATCTACATGGCGAAGGCCGGAGGCTTCTTCTTCCTGGTCTTCGGTGTCATCGCGGTCATCGCGGCGATCGCCTCGATCAACCCGATCTGGGCCATCGGTCCGTACCGTCCGGACCAGGTGTCCACCGGCGCCCAGCCCGACTGGTACATGGGCTTCGCCGAGGGTCTGATCCGAGTGATGCCGGGCTGGGAGATCAACCTCTGGGGTCACACGCTCGTCCTGGGTGTGTTCATCCCGCTGATGGCCTTCGGCCTGGTGCTGGCCGTGATCGCGGTCTACCCGTTCGTCGAGTCCTGGGTCACCGGGGACAAGCGCGAGCACCACATCCTGGACCGCCCGCGCAACGCCCCGACCCGGACGGCCTTCGGCGTCGCCTGGATCACGGAGTACATCATCGTCTTCATCGGCGGTGGTAACGACCTGTGGGCCACGCACTTCCAGCTCTCGCTGAACTCCATCTCGTGGTTCGTCCGGATCTTCATCTTCGTGGGACCGGTCCTGGCGTTCCTCGTCACCAAGCGGATCTGTCTCGGCCTTCAGCGCCGCGACCGGGAGAAGGTGCTGCACGGACGCGAGTCCGGCATCATCAAGCGCCTGCCGCACGGTGAGTTCGTCGAGATCCACGAGCCGCTCAACCCGGCGCAGCTGCACACGCTCACCGCGCACGAGCAGTACAAGCCGGTCGAGATCGGCCCGACGGTCGACGAGAACGGTGTCGAGCGCAAGGTGCCCGCGATGCAGAAGCTGCGGGCCAAGCTCAGCAAGGGTTACTTCGGCGAGCACAACCAGATCGAGAAGCCCACTGCCGAGGAGTACAAGGAGATCACCAGCGGCCACGGCCACCACTGATCGCCTCAACTGATCGCCACAGCGGGAGCCCCGTCCATTCGATGGACGGGGCTCTTTGCCGTCCCGGGCGCTCGATAGGGTGGGGTCCATACCCTTATCGGCTGTGGACCCCCAGGAGCGGACCATGAACGTTGTGACCCCGGTCGGCGGCGACAGCGTGGCGGCTCGTTCCTGGCCCGGCGTACTGAACGCCCTGCTGCGCGGCCAGGACCTGACCGCAGACGACACCGCGTGGGCGATGGACAACATCATGAGCGGCGAGGCGACCGACGTGCAGATCGCCGGTTTCGCCGTCGCCCTGCGGGCCAAGGGCGAGACCGTCGACGAGGTCACCGGACTCGTCCGCGCCATGTACGAGCACGCCACCACGATCCAGGTGCCGGGCCGCACGGTCGACATCGTCGGCACTGGCGGCGACCTCGCCAAGACGGTCAACATCTCCACGATGTCCGCGATCGTCGTCGCGGGCACCGGCGCCAAGGTCGTCAAGCACGGCAACCGCGCCTCCTCCTCGGCCAGTGGCGCCTCCGACGTCCTGGAGAAGCTCGGCGTCAATCTGGAGCTGGCCCCGCAGCGCGTCGTCGAGGTGGCGGAGGAGGCGGGTATCACCTTCTGCTTCGCGGTGAAGTTCCACCCCGCCCTGCGGTACGCGGCGCGGGCCCGTAAGGAGCTCGGCGCGCAGACCACGTTCAACATCCTCGGTCCGCTCACCAACCCGGCCCAGGTGCGCTCCCAGGCCATCGGTGTCGCCGATCTGAAGATGGCCCCCATCGTCGCGGGCGTGCTCGCGGCGCGCGGCAACTCGGCACTGGTCTTCCGCGGCGACGACGGTCTGGACGAGCTGACGACCACGGCGACCTCCCGGATCTGGGTGGTCCGGGACGGCGAGGTGCGCGAGGAGGCCTTCGACCCGCGCGACGTCGGCCTCGAGCTGGTCCCCGTCGAGGCGCTGCGCGGCGCCGACGCGTCGTACAACGCGGATGTGGCCCGCCGGCTGCTGGCCGGTGAGACCGGTCCGGTACGCGAAGCGGTGCTGCTGAACTCGGCGGCGGCGCTGGTGGCGCTGGACCCGGGTGAGGGCACGTTGAACGAGCAGCTGGCCGCCGGGATCGCCAAGGCCGCCGAGTCCATCGACTCGGGTGCGGCCCGGGCGGCACTCGAGCGCTGGGTGACGGTCAGCAACGCCTGACCGAACGGGAAATGCCGACCGGGGCGCAGTCCAGATCTTGGACTGCGCCTTGCGCGTCGACGCACGTATGGCAAGATGCTGCGCAGGTCATGAGTGACAGCGACTACGGCCCCGGCCCGCTGTCCGGCAACCCTCCGTCCGTGGCGGGGTGCCCCGGGTGAAGACCAGGCCGTAGGCAGCGAGGTCTGCGGCAAGCGCGGACCCCTCGACATCTGTGAATGTCACATCCCTGGGGTCCTGGTCCTCAAGGAGCCTCTTGTGAGCAAGCGAATGCGATAGGGCCCGGTCCGGCCCCTCTCCGCACACCCCTTTTTTCTTCCTCCTGCGCTGCCGCGTACCCGCCGGCGCAGTGAATTCGCCTGCCTCGTACGGGAGTTCGCCATGTCTGTTGTCACCGCTGCCGCTGACCGGTCCATTTGTTCCCCGCTGCCTGTTCTGGGCAAGGACGTGACTGTTCCACTCGTTACCGGCGGAGAAGTCGCCTATGCCGCCCTGGACTACGCGGCCAGTGCCCCGGCCCTGCAGCGGGTGTGGGACGACGTCGCCGCGTACGCCCCGTACTACGGCAGCGTCCACCGCGGCGCCGGCTACCTCTCGCAGCTCTCCACGGACCTGTTCGAGAACAGCCGCAAGACGGTTGCGGAGTTTCTCGGCTGCCGCGCCGGGGACCAGGTGATCTTCACCCGGTCGACGACGGACTCGCTGAACCTGCTGGCCGCGGCGGTCCCCGCCGACTGTCAGGTCTTCGTGTTCGAGACCGAGCACCATGCCTCGCTGCTGCCCTGGCGCGACGCCCGTGTCACCTACCTCGACGCCCCGCGCACCCCGGCCCAGGCCGTCGAGACGCTGGAGCGGGCGCTCGCCGGCCGTGACCCCTACGGCCCTGCGCTGGTCTGCGTCACCGGCGCCTCGAACGTCACCGGTGAGCTGTGGCCGGTGAAGGAGCTGGCCGCCGCCGCCCACGCCCACGGTGCCCGGATCGTGCTCGACGCCGCACAGCTCGCGCCGCACCACCCGGTCGACATCGACGAGCTCGACGTCGACTGGGTCGCCTTCTCCGGGCACAAGCTGTACGCGCCGTTCGGCTCCGGCGTCCTCGCGGGCCGCGCCGACTGGCTGCAGGACGCCGAGCCGTACCTCGCCGGTGGTGGCGCCTCCCGGAAGGTCGCCCGGCGCACCGACGGAGGTGTGGACGTGGAGTGGCACTCCACCGCCGCCCGGCACGAGGCCGGCTCGCCCAATGTCATCGGTGTCTACTCCATCGCCTCCGCCTGCAAGGCGCTCACCGAGGCCGGCTTCGACCGCCTCGTCGCCCGCGAGCAGCAGCTCGTCACCCGTGTCCGGGAGGGCCTCGCCGAGGTCCCCCAGGTCAAGGTGCTGTCGCTGTTCGGCGACGACGCCCCGCGGGTCGGCGTCATCTCCTTCGTGGTGGAGGGCTGGAACAGCTCGCACTTCGCCGCGGCGCTCTCCGCCGAGTACGGCATCGGGGTACGCGACGGACTGTTCTGCGCCCACCCGCTGGTGCGCACCCTGCTCGGCAGCGACCCGCAGGACCCGGGTGAGTGCGGCGCGCCGGAGGCGGAGCCGGGTGAGCGCTCGCTGAACGCGATCCGGGTCAGCTTCGGCGCCGGCACGCCGGACGAGCACATCGAGCGCTTCGTCCGCGCGGTCAAGGAGCTGGTGAGCGAGGGTGCCCAGTGGAAGTACCGCACCGAGGACGGCCGCTGCGTCCCGGACCGGGGCACCGCCCAGGTCTGACCGGCCGGTGGCCGAGGCCGTAATACTTCGGCCGGGGACGGGCAGCTGCCCGTCCCCGGCCGAAGTATTACGCCGTGATGCGGCGTACCTACGCGTCGAGACCGATGGCGAAGGCGGCTTCCAGGTCGTGCTGCGAGTACGTACGGAACGCGACATGCGTGTCGGTGCCCTCGACACCGGGGATCTTGCTGATCCGGCCGGGGATGACATCCGCCAGATCGTCGTGCTTGGCCACCCGGACCATGGCGATCAGGTCGTACGTACCGGTGACCGAGAAGACCTCGCTGACGCTGTCCAGCGCCGCGATGGACTCGGCGATCTCGGGAATCCGGTCCACGCTGGTTTTGATGAGCACGATCGCGGTGATCACGGCTGGCTTTCTCCCTCGGTGGCCGTGGCTGGAGTCTTCACTCTAGCCCCACGGCGGTAGCGCCCCCAGGCGTAGAGGAAGCCGGTGGCGAAGCCGACCACATGGGCGAGATAGGCCACCCCCGGTCCGCTGCCCGCGCCCTGCGCCGCCATCCACTGCAGGGCGAACCAGAAGATCAGCACGATCCAGGCGGGAAAGCGCAGCGGCAGGAAGAGCAGGAACGGGAAGAGGCTGGTGACCCGCGCCCGGGGGAACAGGTACAGGAACGCCCCGAGCACCGCGGAGATCGCCCCCGAGGCGCCGACGAGGGTCTGGTCGGAGTCGGCGTGCGCCGCCGCGTACGCGAGCAGGGCGAGGTAGCCGCAGCCGAGGTAGAAGAAGGCGAACTCGGCACGGCCCATCCGCTCCTCGGCCATCGCCCCGAAGACGTACAGGAAGAGCATGTTGCCGAGCAGATGCAGCCAGCTGCCGTGCACGAAGAGCGCGGTCAGCGGGGTGAGCAGGGCATGTGCCGAGCCGCCCCACAGCTCGGTGGGGATCACCCCCCAGCGCTCGAAGTACCCGGCCTGGGCGGCGAGCAGGGTGTCGGCGGTGCCGTACGAGGGATTGAACCCGGAGAGCGGGCTGATCAGGAAAATGGCACAGCACAGGCCGATCAGGGCATACGTCACCGGGGCACCGCCCGCGGTGGCGGCGCGCAGGAGCCTGCCGGTCAGTCCGCCCGTCACAGCCCGCCGTTCGATCATGAACAGAGCATGACGCAAGGTGATGGAACGGGGCAGACCGCCTCGCCGTGTCGATGGGTATGCACAAGGCCGTAGGGTTACAGCAGGACATCCGCAGTTCGACGGCGCACCGCGAGATCCTTGGCAGGCAGCACGACGCTCGACGAAAGAGGACGCAACGATGACGACGGTTCCCCAGCCGACCGACGGGACCCGCTGGCGCTGCACGCTCTGCGGGAATCTCACGCGCTTCGACGTGACGCGTTCGTCCAAGGTTGTCGAATACGTGCATCTCGACCTCGCAGGAGAGGCGACCGTCGAGGAGCGCGAGGTGGTCAGTGAGACCATCGAGTCGGTCCGGTGTCGTTGGTGCAACGCGGTGGACCAGATCGAACTAGTCGACAGGCCGGGTGCCGACTCCTGACGGGGCCGTGCGGACAGACATTTGGGGTGACGGATCGTGGAGCAGCCCGCAAGCGGCGCCGAACCGGCAGCTGGAGCCGGCGACGCCGTCGAGGCGCTCGACCGCCCGCTGCCCGAAGGCGTACGGCGGCGGGTCGTCGCGCTGGTCGCTGACGCGTTCGGTGGCCTCACGGTCACCGAACTCCCGGCCCAGCTGAGGCAGTACGCCCGCTTCACCCCGAGTCGGCGCGCCAAGTTCGCAGGGAACGCGATGGCGGCCGCCCTGGAGAGCGACACACTGTTCCGCCAGCGCATCGGAGAACGGCTCCGGGAGTCCCAGCCCGAGCTGACCGCGGCCGTGGAGGCAGGGGCGCCGCCCGCTGCCGCCGACCCCGTCGATGTGGCCGCGGCAGCCTATGTGCTGCGCCCGGTCGGCTGGGTGAAGCTGGTCGCCGCGGCCGGCGAGGAGGTCCAGCGGGCCGATGCCGAACGGGCCGACGAGGAGAGCCGGCGCGAACTGGAACGGCTGCGCGAGGAACTCGCCCAGGCCCGGACCCAGACCAGGAGCGAGACCGAACGGCTCCGCGGTGAGCTGGACGCGGCCCGCAAGGAAGCCGACGCGCTGCAGCGCAAACTGCGCTCCGCCCTGAACGAGGTCAAGCGCGGTGAGGCCGCGGTGCGCCGCGGCAAGGCCGAGAC from Streptomyces sp. NBC_01707 includes the following:
- a CDS encoding ubiquinol-cytochrome c reductase cytochrome b subunit encodes the protein MSTATDTKRKAPAGERVADWADGRLGIYSLAKANMRKIFPDHWSFMLGEVALYSFIIIILTGVYLTLFFHPSMNEVVYHGSYEPMQGIRMSEAYASTLDISFDIRGGLLVRQIHHWAALIFLAAMFVHMMRVFFTGAFRKPREINWLFGFLLFVLGMFTGFTGYSLPDDLLSGTGVRFTQGAILSTPIVGTYISMFLFGGEFPGGDFVARFYSIHILLLPGIMLGLVVGHLILVFFHKHTQFAGPGRTNKNVVGMPLLPIYMAKAGGFFFLVFGVIAVIAAIASINPIWAIGPYRPDQVSTGAQPDWYMGFAEGLIRVMPGWEINLWGHTLVLGVFIPLMAFGLVLAVIAVYPFVESWVTGDKREHHILDRPRNAPTRTAFGVAWITEYIIVFIGGGNDLWATHFQLSLNSISWFVRIFIFVGPVLAFLVTKRICLGLQRRDREKVLHGRESGIIKRLPHGEFVEIHEPLNPAQLHTLTAHEQYKPVEIGPTVDENGVERKVPAMQKLRAKLSKGYFGEHNQIEKPTAEEYKEITSGHGHH
- a CDS encoding ubiquinol-cytochrome c reductase iron-sulfur subunit; protein product: MSSQEKIPEENLPAEQEAAHGAVEGADDPFADPGLPAHRPRIQDIDERAAKRSERTVAFLFVLSMLATIGFIASYVIFPVDKIVFIWPFGHVSALNFSLGLTLGVALFTIGAGAVHWARTLMSDEEIADDRHAIEAEPEVKAKVLADFAAGAEESAFGRRKLIRNTLFGALALVPLSGVMLLRDLGPLPEKKLRQTLWSKGKQLINMNTMEPLRPEDVAVGSLTFAMPEGLTEDAHDFQTQIAKAALMIIRIQPENIKDKREREWAHEGIVAFSKICTHVGCPISLYEQQTHHVLCPCHQSTFDLSDGARVIFGPAGHSLPQLRIGVNSEGNLEALGDFEEPVGPAFWERG
- a CDS encoding aminotransferase class V-fold PLP-dependent enzyme, producing MSVVTAAADRSICSPLPVLGKDVTVPLVTGGEVAYAALDYAASAPALQRVWDDVAAYAPYYGSVHRGAGYLSQLSTDLFENSRKTVAEFLGCRAGDQVIFTRSTTDSLNLLAAAVPADCQVFVFETEHHASLLPWRDARVTYLDAPRTPAQAVETLERALAGRDPYGPALVCVTGASNVTGELWPVKELAAAAHAHGARIVLDAAQLAPHHPVDIDELDVDWVAFSGHKLYAPFGSGVLAGRADWLQDAEPYLAGGGASRKVARRTDGGVDVEWHSTAARHEAGSPNVIGVYSIASACKALTEAGFDRLVAREQQLVTRVREGLAEVPQVKVLSLFGDDAPRVGVISFVVEGWNSSHFAAALSAEYGIGVRDGLFCAHPLVRTLLGSDPQDPGECGAPEAEPGERSLNAIRVSFGAGTPDEHIERFVRAVKELVSEGAQWKYRTEDGRCVPDRGTAQV
- a CDS encoding Lrp/AsnC family transcriptional regulator, yielding MITAIVLIKTSVDRIPEIAESIAALDSVSEVFSVTGTYDLIAMVRVAKHDDLADVIPGRISKIPGVEGTDTHVAFRTYSQHDLEAAFAIGLDA
- the trpD gene encoding anthranilate phosphoribosyltransferase, coding for MNVVTPVGGDSVAARSWPGVLNALLRGQDLTADDTAWAMDNIMSGEATDVQIAGFAVALRAKGETVDEVTGLVRAMYEHATTIQVPGRTVDIVGTGGDLAKTVNISTMSAIVVAGTGAKVVKHGNRASSSASGASDVLEKLGVNLELAPQRVVEVAEEAGITFCFAVKFHPALRYAARARKELGAQTTFNILGPLTNPAQVRSQAIGVADLKMAPIVAGVLAARGNSALVFRGDDGLDELTTTATSRIWVVRDGEVREEAFDPRDVGLELVPVEALRGADASYNADVARRLLAGETGPVREAVLLNSAAALVALDPGEGTLNEQLAAGIAKAAESIDSGAARAALERWVTVSNA